The Bacteroidota bacterium DNA window TCGTGACTTTTTCCTGAAAGCCTTTTTAGCATCTCGAAAGCATCTTCTTTATTTACGGGTTTCCCCAGTGCTACATTTTCAAGCCATACTATTGTGTCGGATGTAACTAATATTTCATCCTGATCAAGATCATTAAAAGCTCCGGCTTTTTTTTCTGAAATATAGATCGCAATTTCTTCTCTTTTTAAGTTGTCAGGATAACTCTCATCAATTTCCTTTAATCTGATTTCGAAGCTAAGGCCCAGCTCTCTGAAGAACTGCTGTCGTCTGGGTGATCCTGATGCCAGTAATATCTTCTTTTTGGAATTGTTGCTAATTAACATAAATAATTTTAAAAATTAATGTGAAAACAAAAATAGAGCTTATTCCTGTAAACATAATAAACTTCAGTAAGTTACTAAGTTTTTTAAAGTCTGATTTCTCATTGGATAAATTAATTTTGATCAAAAAATATAATAAAGGAAGTTCAATAAATATCATTACATAAGAAATAGAATACACTTGTTGCGACAGGAAGTTGAGTGAATAGTAAAATATCGCAATCAAGGGGATAAGAGTAATTATCGAAGTGATTTTCTTTGTCCATTCAATTCCGAATTCAACAGCTAAGCTTTTCACATTAAACTTTCTGTCTCCTTTTATATCTTCCATATCTTTAACAATTTCTCTGATAAGAGTAATGAAAAACGCAAACCCGGCATAGGTTCCAATAACTTTAAAAGCCTGTGATATAACCTCGATGTTATCTTCTTCTATTGCAGGCAGTAAATCGTAAAGTGCAATTATGAAAATACTTAAACCAGCCAGAATTGATATTAATAAGTTGCCAATAATAAAGCTTCTTTTCAGAGTCATAGCGTACTGGTATAG harbors:
- a CDS encoding Maf family nucleotide pyrophosphatase encodes the protein MLISNNSKKKILLASGSPRRQQFFRELGLSFEIRLKEIDESYPDNLKREEIAIYISEKKAGAFNDLDQDEILVTSDTIVWLENVALGKPVNKEDAFEMLKRLSGKSHEVITAFTIKSKDKKLSDFSITKVNFKDLSDEEIEFYIENYQPYDKAGAYGIQEWIGLIGIDKIEGSYFNVVGLPVNKLYKRLLEFY
- a CDS encoding geranylgeranylglycerol-phosphate geranylgeranyltransferase, which produces MKYLQLVRWKNLLMIAYIFILIKFFFLTTLNIPTFLDDIQFALFMASIIFISAAGYIINDIYDVEIDTINKPKKVIIGKYVSKNTAFNIYFAFNTLGLALGFYLSYIIGHLNFAFIYVASSLLLYQYAMTLKRSFIIGNLLISILAGLSIFIIALYDLLPAIEEDNIEVISQAFKVIGTYAGFAFFITLIREIVKDMEDIKGDRKFNVKSLAVEFGIEWTKKITSIITLIPLIAIFYYSLNFLSQQVYSISYVMIFIELPLLYFLIKINLSNEKSDFKKLSNLLKFIMFTGISSIFVFTLIFKIIYVN